The following are encoded together in the Gemmatimonadaceae bacterium genome:
- a CDS encoding glycine--tRNA ligase has translation MPHPDVMEKLVSLSKRRGFIFQSSEIYGGAGSVWDYGPLGVELKKNLKDRWWHAMVRARGDIEGLDAAILMHPRVWEASGHVAGFTDPMVDCKACKARFRADKLEDAQCPRKPSKHPGEHADCQLTEPRNFNLMFKTFMGAVEESAAVVYLRPETAQGIYVNFLNVQQASRQKVPFGIAQIGKAFRNEITPGNFIFRTREFEQMEMQFFVDPESDHMQWFEYWKAQRMAWHQSLGLQPDRLLFHQHTPEELAHYARAAFDIQFDFGGTLGFQEIEGVHHRGDFDLTRHQEYSSKRLEYVDQVSNRRYVPFVVETSVGADRTTLAVLVNGYREEAVPGEAEGRVVLGLLPSLAPIKAGVFPLTKKDGMPEFAEKLANELRPHFPVFLDESGAIGRRYRRQDEIGTPFCLTIDGQTMTDGTVTVRDRDTLAQERIAATAAREYIAARTGHSA, from the coding sequence ATGCCCCACCCCGACGTCATGGAAAAACTCGTGTCGCTCTCCAAGCGGCGCGGCTTCATCTTCCAGTCCTCCGAGATCTATGGAGGGGCCGGCTCGGTGTGGGACTACGGTCCGCTGGGCGTCGAACTGAAGAAGAACCTCAAGGACCGGTGGTGGCACGCCATGGTCCGCGCCCGCGGCGACATCGAGGGGCTCGACGCGGCCATCCTCATGCACCCGCGTGTGTGGGAAGCGTCGGGACACGTGGCCGGTTTCACCGATCCCATGGTCGATTGCAAGGCGTGCAAGGCGCGATTCCGCGCCGACAAACTCGAGGATGCGCAATGCCCGCGAAAGCCGAGCAAGCATCCCGGGGAGCACGCCGACTGCCAGCTCACCGAGCCGCGCAACTTCAACCTCATGTTCAAGACGTTCATGGGGGCGGTCGAGGAATCGGCGGCGGTGGTGTACCTGCGCCCCGAGACGGCGCAGGGGATCTACGTCAACTTTCTCAACGTGCAGCAGGCGTCGCGGCAAAAGGTCCCCTTCGGCATCGCCCAGATCGGCAAGGCGTTCCGCAACGAGATCACCCCGGGGAACTTCATCTTCCGCACGCGCGAGTTCGAGCAGATGGAGATGCAGTTCTTCGTCGATCCGGAGTCGGACCACATGCAGTGGTTCGAGTACTGGAAGGCGCAGCGCATGGCCTGGCATCAGTCGTTAGGGTTGCAGCCGGACCGCCTCCTCTTCCACCAGCACACGCCGGAGGAGCTGGCGCACTACGCGCGCGCCGCCTTCGACATCCAGTTCGACTTTGGCGGGACGCTGGGCTTCCAGGAGATCGAAGGCGTCCATCATCGCGGCGACTTCGACCTCACGCGCCACCAGGAGTACTCGTCCAAGCGCCTGGAGTATGTGGACCAGGTGAGCAATCGTCGCTACGTCCCGTTTGTCGTCGAGACCTCGGTGGGCGCCGACCGCACCACGCTCGCCGTCCTCGTGAACGGGTATCGCGAGGAGGCGGTCCCCGGTGAGGCAGAGGGAAGAGTCGTCCTCGGCCTCCTTCCGTCGCTCGCCCCCATCAAGGCCGGCGTCTTCCCGCTCACCAAGAAGGACGGGATGCCGGAGTTCGCCGAGAAGCTCGCCAACGAGCTGCGCCCGCACTTCCCCGTCTTTCTCGACGAAAGCGGGGCCATTGGGCGTCGCTATCGGCGCCAGGACGAGATCGGGACGCCGTTCTGCCTCACGATCGACGGGCAGACGATGACCGACGGCACGGTCACCGTGCGCGACCGCGACACGCTGGCGCAGGAGCGCATTGCCGCCACCGCCGCCCGCGAGTACATCGCCGCACGCACCGGGCACAGCGCCTAA
- a CDS encoding glycosyltransferase family 39 protein, with product MTQSGSDAGSQPRATLRLAILILTILFVSESARRSLSVTEAPWGHFVVTAVPTTPSPDSTEPGAPGALRVGTLVVDGRRIRLDELESRVGWQVVEMENFQATTLVPLADAASSVLEFDGSHFLLQLQGLPWDGDIRVARDGVELSSTSLSTLDDSLLLEAPPTAPSWWIFGVTLLALGWLTWALGAWRVGGRTAPWLLAMLAAHHLVFWATQAIGVEDDTPGYLESLAALREGVAAYFPPGYPLLLGFAQSLSGERFGLLVTLLQHVMIVAGAIWTYGILRRVVDEELALLGALLTGLLVPVVTAAQTILSESATLAAMIGACHFAIRSAESSGLLAPIASGLLLGWGGLLRVVPLGAVAPAMVALQLRAPRRYRQLAVAFGVSGLVVVAPMAWNWARSGTTQLTYSAGLHLYNRAVTEGDIVAADAAATRRLLSMLGDDDPRSMEWWHVTTHPAFSTMSEPEVSRLLYEVSIESIRSNPWRFAAGIPPLAWREFVADASEEDVPWGTTRWESPAESSPVLRNTASGLGWRVSQRTSYLALWWPLCALAVLGAIVGYRVAPATFVGAFTWVPLSYLLASASLDEFTARHNIELVPFVVVLAMLAVQAIPRLRPRSPATP from the coding sequence ATGACGCAAAGCGGTAGCGACGCGGGATCGCAGCCGCGCGCGACTCTGCGACTCGCCATCCTCATCCTCACGATCCTCTTCGTGAGCGAGAGCGCGCGTCGTTCGCTGAGCGTCACCGAGGCGCCCTGGGGCCACTTCGTCGTGACGGCAGTGCCCACCACGCCCTCGCCCGACTCGACCGAGCCTGGCGCGCCCGGTGCGCTGAGGGTGGGAACGCTCGTGGTGGACGGTCGGCGCATACGCCTGGACGAGCTCGAGTCGCGCGTCGGATGGCAGGTGGTGGAGATGGAGAACTTCCAGGCCACCACCCTCGTCCCGCTCGCCGACGCCGCGTCATCCGTCCTGGAGTTCGACGGGAGTCACTTTCTCCTCCAGCTGCAAGGGTTGCCGTGGGACGGCGACATTCGCGTCGCGCGCGATGGAGTTGAACTGTCGTCGACCTCCCTCTCGACGCTCGACGATTCGCTCCTCCTCGAAGCGCCTCCAACGGCGCCGTCGTGGTGGATCTTCGGCGTCACGCTGCTCGCCCTCGGATGGTTGACGTGGGCGCTCGGCGCGTGGCGAGTTGGCGGGAGGACCGCTCCCTGGTTGCTGGCGATGCTCGCTGCACACCACCTGGTGTTCTGGGCAACGCAAGCGATCGGCGTCGAGGATGACACGCCGGGATACCTCGAGAGCCTGGCGGCACTTCGCGAGGGAGTCGCGGCGTACTTTCCGCCGGGGTATCCGCTACTCCTCGGCTTCGCCCAATCGCTGTCTGGCGAACGCTTCGGACTGCTCGTGACGCTGCTACAGCACGTGATGATCGTTGCCGGCGCCATCTGGACCTACGGCATTCTTCGGCGCGTGGTCGACGAGGAACTCGCGCTGCTCGGTGCACTCCTCACGGGACTGCTCGTTCCGGTCGTGACCGCAGCGCAGACGATCCTCTCCGAGTCGGCAACGCTCGCGGCGATGATCGGAGCCTGCCACTTTGCGATTCGATCGGCCGAATCATCCGGGCTCCTCGCGCCCATCGCCAGCGGCCTGTTGCTCGGATGGGGAGGCTTGTTGCGCGTCGTGCCGCTGGGGGCCGTCGCGCCCGCAATGGTTGCCTTGCAGCTCCGCGCGCCACGTCGTTATCGACAGTTGGCCGTGGCGTTCGGTGTGTCCGGACTCGTGGTTGTCGCCCCGATGGCCTGGAACTGGGCGCGGAGCGGCACAACACAACTGACGTACTCCGCCGGACTTCACCTCTACAATCGCGCGGTCACCGAGGGCGACATCGTTGCCGCCGACGCAGCGGCCACGCGGCGCCTGTTGTCGATGCTGGGTGACGACGATCCGCGCTCGATGGAATGGTGGCATGTGACCACACATCCGGCCTTCTCCACCATGAGTGAGCCAGAAGTCTCCCGGTTGCTGTACGAGGTGTCGATCGAGTCGATTCGCTCCAACCCGTGGCGCTTCGCCGCCGGCATTCCGCCGCTGGCCTGGCGTGAGTTCGTGGCCGACGCGAGTGAGGAGGATGTGCCGTGGGGGACCACGCGCTGGGAATCGCCTGCCGAGTCGTCGCCTGTGTTGCGAAACACCGCCAGCGGGCTTGGCTGGCGCGTAAGCCAGCGCACCAGCTATCTCGCGCTCTGGTGGCCACTCTGCGCGTTGGCCGTCCTCGGCGCCATCGTCGGGTATCGCGTGGCGCCGGCCACTTTCGTGGGTGCGTTCACCTGGGTCCCCCTCAGCTACCTGCTGGCGTCCGCGTCGCTGGACGAGTTCACGGCCCGGCACAACATCGAGCTGGTGCCCTTCGTGGTCGTGCTCGCGATGCTGGCGGTGCAGGCGATACCGCGGCTCCGTCCACGCTCTCCGGCGACGCCGTGA
- a CDS encoding M20/M25/M40 family metallo-hydrolase, translating to MTTDPSALSDPILDETVSHLQALIRLDTSNPPGNEMAVARYLDQVLRAEGVETWLDEPAEGRAAFVARVRGDGSQRPLLLMAHMDVVGVEAAKWSVPPFGAEIRDGFLYGRGAIDDKGMLACNLMAMLLERRAIVETGTLPARDLVLLATSDEETGGAYGIDWVLEHRRELVEAEFALNEGGRVRVVDGRPLYAAVQCAEKVPHNVIVTARGPGGHAAIPHGGNAITRLAAALARISAHQEPLHLGPVTRRFFEELSHVWPDAPQRRAMGDVASDDTARAARGARTLSRVPSLNAILRNGISPTLISGGIRSNVIPTEAEATLNIRTLPGERIDDVIERLRELVGDPDVTFRVRASGDDAPSSPVDSPLFRAIAESVAALDGRLRTVPYLSTGATDSATLRKAGIPCYGILPFPLTQEDEDRMHGHDERVPVESLAFGVRLIHSIVNRMLRSA from the coding sequence ATGACCACCGACCCATCCGCACTCTCCGACCCGATCCTCGACGAGACCGTCAGCCACCTCCAGGCTCTTATTCGCCTCGACACGAGCAACCCGCCCGGGAATGAGATGGCGGTCGCGCGCTACCTCGACCAGGTCCTGCGTGCAGAAGGGGTGGAGACCTGGCTGGACGAGCCGGCCGAAGGGCGCGCGGCCTTCGTGGCGCGCGTGCGCGGCGATGGCTCGCAGCGTCCGCTTCTCCTCATGGCGCACATGGACGTGGTGGGCGTGGAGGCGGCGAAGTGGAGCGTCCCGCCGTTTGGCGCCGAGATTCGGGATGGCTTCCTCTACGGGCGTGGCGCCATCGATGACAAGGGGATGCTCGCCTGCAATCTCATGGCGATGCTCCTTGAGAGGCGCGCCATCGTGGAGACGGGAACGCTCCCGGCGCGCGACCTGGTCCTCCTTGCCACGTCCGACGAGGAGACGGGGGGCGCGTACGGCATCGACTGGGTCCTCGAGCATCGCCGCGAACTGGTGGAGGCCGAGTTCGCGCTGAACGAAGGCGGTCGCGTGCGCGTGGTCGACGGGCGGCCGCTCTACGCCGCGGTGCAATGCGCGGAGAAGGTCCCGCACAACGTGATCGTCACCGCGCGCGGACCGGGCGGTCACGCGGCGATCCCGCATGGCGGCAACGCCATCACCCGCCTGGCTGCGGCACTCGCGCGCATCAGCGCGCACCAGGAGCCGTTGCACCTGGGCCCCGTGACGCGGCGCTTCTTCGAGGAACTCTCCCACGTCTGGCCCGACGCTCCGCAGCGCCGCGCGATGGGCGACGTTGCGTCTGACGACACCGCGCGCGCCGCCAGGGGCGCCCGGACGCTGTCGCGCGTCCCATCCCTCAACGCCATCCTGCGCAACGGGATCTCCCCAACGCTCATCAGCGGCGGTATCCGGTCGAACGTGATTCCGACTGAAGCCGAGGCAACGCTCAACATCCGCACGCTCCCGGGCGAACGGATCGACGATGTGATCGAGCGACTGCGCGAGCTGGTCGGCGACCCCGATGTCACCTTCCGCGTGCGCGCCAGCGGCGACGACGCGCCGTCGTCACCTGTCGACTCGCCGCTATTCCGCGCCATCGCCGAGAGCGTCGCCGCCCTCGACGGCCGCCTCCGCACCGTCCCGTATCTCTCCACCGGCGCCACCGACTCGGCCACGCTGCGCAAGGCCGGCATCCCCTGCTATGGCATCCTCCCGTTCCCCCTCACGCAGGAAGACGAGGACCGCATGCACGGCCACGACGAACGCGTCCCCGTCGAGTCGCTCGCCTTTGGCGTCCGCCTGATACACAGCATCGTGAATCGAATGCTTCGCTCAGCTTAG
- a CDS encoding MBL fold metallo-hydrolase, with translation MHRPVSRRTFLIDGASCTAHLALAAAVAPHALRRLWAQEARGPVVTTEPFGRLEQVADGIWALISTPLTGARDTVANGGIIAGRSGVLAIEGFMTPGGAAWLARQAKQLTGRWPTHLVVTHYHADHSSGVAGYRDDANARAMPRTLVTEESLTSLFRAMPTPPAAPDEERKAALTGALRLAESSTTVDLGGRTVRLVRRDGHTASDVSVEVDDPSVVFTGDLVWNAMFPNFVDATPTRLALAARALRRERQTTYVPGHGGVATDADVGRYLAMLGEVEQAARAAHGKGTPVAEAAAAFTLSPALGEWALFNKVFFERAFAAWYRELGVGDDAKR, from the coding sequence ATGCATCGACCGGTCTCGCGGCGGACGTTCCTGATCGATGGCGCCTCGTGCACGGCGCACCTGGCGCTGGCGGCCGCCGTTGCGCCCCACGCGCTGCGGCGCCTGTGGGCGCAGGAGGCACGCGGACCGGTGGTAACCACGGAGCCGTTCGGGCGGCTGGAGCAAGTCGCCGACGGGATCTGGGCGCTCATCTCCACGCCGCTCACCGGTGCGCGCGACACGGTGGCCAACGGTGGGATCATCGCCGGGCGCAGCGGAGTCCTGGCCATCGAGGGCTTCATGACACCGGGCGGGGCGGCGTGGCTCGCCAGGCAGGCCAAGCAGCTGACGGGGCGCTGGCCGACGCACCTGGTCGTCACGCACTACCACGCCGATCACTCCAGCGGCGTCGCCGGCTACCGTGATGACGCCAACGCCCGAGCGATGCCGCGCACCTTGGTCACCGAGGAGTCGCTGACCTCGCTCTTCAGGGCGATGCCCACCCCGCCCGCCGCCCCCGACGAGGAGCGGAAAGCGGCCCTCACGGGAGCGCTCAGGCTCGCCGAGTCCTCGACGACGGTTGACCTGGGGGGCCGCACTGTGCGACTCGTCAGGCGAGACGGGCACACCGCGAGCGACGTCTCGGTGGAAGTCGACGATCCGTCGGTCGTCTTCACCGGTGACCTGGTGTGGAACGCGATGTTCCCGAACTTTGTCGACGCCACGCCGACGCGACTCGCACTGGCGGCGCGCGCGCTGCGCCGCGAACGGCAAACGACCTACGTCCCCGGCCACGGCGGCGTGGCGACCGACGCCGACGTGGGGCGCTATCTCGCCATGCTTGGCGAGGTGGAGCAGGCGGCGCGCGCCGCACACGGCAAGGGAACGCCGGTTGCCGAGGCGGCCGCCGCGTTCACCCTCTCGCCCGCGTTAGGCGAGTGGGCGCTGTTCAACAAGGTCTTCTTCGAGCGCGCTTTCGCGGCGTGGTATCGCGAGCTGGGCGTTGGCGATGACGCAAAGCGGTAG
- a CDS encoding SusC/RagA family TonB-linked outer membrane protein yields MSAHAQVAPTTAGSIEGVVRDAATQQPLANAQAFIAGTSIGASTSVTGTFRLTNVPVGTLEVRVRLIGYAQASRSVTVALGATARVEFALQQSALQLEAVVTTGTGTAVETKKLGNTIGTVDIAELRSAPIQTPTEALAARMPGVMVLPSSGVTGGGARIRIRGNASLSQSNNPIIYIDGVRMDNGGSGFGGTATSRLDDIDPTSIERIEVLKGAAAATLYGTEASNGVIQIFTKKGAQGNARWNLDYERSQLAYPSDRVAPNTGFARTSDQATLLSKLYSQTITPFVPFGYNVTKQLYETGYGNVLNGSVTGGTDRMTYYVGGRYQYEDGPFTSDKLGGLQADIARRVQSSMNLNIFPREKINIGFQSRYTVLHSEVPQGGNSIYSPYAQAMYARPDQGYCLDANGVKSLDAIAGNGRCKGAGNPFGNTLSNTVREALQQEIYQDGTHYTGALTTRWTPTTEFNFDATLGLDNTSMRAVSFMPFGNAVDRFSLNAPDGSRSVDDLWQQNVTLDVKTSWDRQFTSAIRSTLVVGGQGFITNQRNEGGSNRNFPGPGLEVVGAGNTPSVYEGLVKVVNAGYFVQEQVGLSDWIFGTVGARYDYNSAFGESAGGVLYPKASLSVVPSDRPWWTSGLVSTFRVRAAIGRSGRQPGAFDKFTTYRAQAASTGGGLMPDNLGNPDLKPEVSTELEAGAEAGFLNDRVSLTVTNWRRRVTDALVQKQFPLSGGFTARQLANIGELEANGWEIGVNGYVVNKPNLSLDLFANASYLHQNVVSLGGAPAIKVQGSYVRVRGFIKEGYAPGSLFGAKIMAPCSSYSNAAAQAKGGCLKPDETPFTLGTSGRAATKAELLAALANPINPTNLKLLRADDNGNGDYLDHYQGKPMPDWQGAFGGNLRVAKHWKVATLFEYKTGNYTITNLTDAFRNASPTLGRNKMAATKVEATLLNPASTAEQRYDAAMKWLGLVALSPYDGANQNDPGDMVRWRELSLTYTAPARLASRIGASEVQFMFAARNLMLWTRYPGTDPEANWGGVSNSLSSNQVDNNFYESSDTFALPLPRRFALTVRLGF; encoded by the coding sequence GTGAGCGCGCACGCGCAGGTTGCACCGACCACCGCCGGCTCGATCGAGGGCGTGGTCCGCGACGCCGCCACCCAGCAGCCACTCGCCAACGCGCAGGCGTTTATCGCCGGCACGAGCATTGGCGCCAGCACCAGCGTCACCGGGACGTTCCGGCTTACCAACGTCCCGGTGGGGACGCTCGAAGTGCGCGTGCGCCTCATCGGATATGCCCAGGCATCCCGGAGCGTGACGGTCGCTCTGGGAGCGACGGCACGCGTGGAGTTCGCCCTCCAGCAGTCGGCGTTGCAGCTGGAAGCGGTGGTCACCACGGGAACTGGAACGGCGGTGGAGACCAAGAAGCTCGGTAACACGATCGGCACGGTCGATATCGCCGAGCTCCGGAGCGCTCCCATCCAGACCCCCACCGAGGCGCTGGCGGCGCGGATGCCGGGCGTCATGGTCCTTCCCTCGAGCGGCGTGACGGGTGGCGGGGCGCGCATTCGCATTCGCGGCAACGCCTCGCTCTCGCAGTCCAACAACCCCATCATCTATATCGACGGGGTACGCATGGACAACGGCGGCTCCGGTTTCGGTGGCACGGCAACGTCGCGCCTCGACGACATCGACCCGACATCGATCGAGCGCATCGAGGTGCTCAAGGGAGCGGCCGCGGCGACGCTCTACGGCACCGAGGCCTCCAACGGCGTTATCCAGATCTTCACCAAGAAGGGCGCGCAAGGAAATGCGCGATGGAACCTGGACTACGAGCGCTCGCAGCTGGCCTACCCGAGCGATCGCGTCGCCCCCAACACAGGCTTCGCACGAACCTCCGATCAGGCCACGCTCCTGAGCAAGTTGTACAGCCAGACCATCACCCCCTTCGTCCCGTTCGGCTACAACGTGACGAAGCAGCTGTACGAGACGGGGTACGGGAATGTGCTGAACGGCTCGGTGACCGGCGGCACGGATCGCATGACGTATTACGTTGGCGGGCGCTATCAATATGAGGACGGCCCCTTCACGTCGGACAAACTCGGCGGTCTCCAGGCTGACATCGCGCGACGGGTGCAGAGTTCGATGAACCTGAACATCTTCCCGCGCGAGAAAATCAACATCGGTTTCCAGTCGCGCTACACGGTGTTGCATAGCGAGGTGCCGCAGGGCGGCAACTCGATCTACTCGCCGTATGCGCAGGCGATGTATGCGCGCCCGGATCAGGGCTATTGCCTCGACGCGAACGGCGTCAAATCCCTGGATGCGATCGCGGGCAACGGGCGCTGCAAGGGAGCCGGGAACCCATTCGGCAACACCCTGAGCAACACGGTTCGTGAGGCGCTGCAACAGGAGATCTACCAGGACGGGACGCACTACACGGGTGCCCTGACAACGCGCTGGACGCCCACCACGGAGTTCAACTTCGACGCGACGCTCGGGCTCGACAACACGTCGATGCGTGCGGTGAGCTTCATGCCGTTCGGGAATGCCGTGGATCGTTTCTCGCTCAACGCCCCCGATGGCTCGCGCAGCGTCGATGACTTGTGGCAGCAGAACGTGACCCTGGACGTGAAGACGAGTTGGGATCGTCAGTTCACCTCCGCCATCCGCTCGACGCTCGTGGTCGGCGGACAGGGTTTCATCACCAACCAGCGGAACGAAGGGGGGTCGAACCGCAACTTCCCCGGGCCGGGGCTCGAAGTGGTGGGGGCCGGCAATACGCCGAGCGTGTACGAGGGACTCGTGAAGGTGGTCAATGCGGGCTACTTCGTGCAGGAGCAGGTCGGGTTGAGCGACTGGATCTTCGGCACCGTGGGCGCGCGCTACGACTATAACAGCGCCTTCGGCGAGAGTGCCGGCGGGGTGCTGTACCCGAAAGCGAGCCTTTCGGTGGTCCCGTCCGACCGTCCGTGGTGGACCTCGGGTCTGGTCTCGACGTTCCGCGTTCGCGCGGCGATCGGCCGTTCGGGGCGACAGCCGGGGGCGTTCGACAAGTTCACGACGTATCGCGCGCAGGCCGCATCGACGGGTGGCGGCCTGATGCCCGACAACCTCGGGAATCCTGACCTCAAGCCCGAAGTCTCGACCGAACTCGAAGCGGGGGCCGAAGCAGGCTTCCTCAACGATCGTGTGAGCCTCACGGTCACCAACTGGCGCCGCAGGGTGACGGACGCGCTGGTGCAGAAGCAGTTTCCGCTCTCCGGTGGCTTCACCGCCCGCCAGCTGGCCAATATTGGCGAGCTCGAGGCCAACGGGTGGGAGATCGGCGTGAATGGCTACGTCGTCAACAAGCCGAACCTGTCGCTCGACCTCTTCGCGAACGCGTCGTACCTGCACCAGAACGTGGTGAGCCTTGGCGGCGCGCCGGCCATCAAGGTGCAGGGGTCATACGTACGCGTCCGTGGTTTCATCAAGGAGGGCTATGCCCCCGGTTCGCTGTTCGGGGCCAAGATCATGGCGCCGTGCAGCAGCTACTCGAACGCGGCCGCCCAGGCCAAGGGCGGTTGCCTCAAGCCGGACGAGACGCCGTTCACGTTAGGCACGAGTGGGCGTGCGGCCACCAAGGCCGAGCTGCTGGCGGCGCTCGCCAACCCGATCAACCCGACGAATCTCAAGCTCCTCCGGGCGGACGACAACGGGAACGGCGACTACCTCGATCACTACCAGGGGAAGCCGATGCCCGATTGGCAGGGCGCGTTCGGAGGCAACCTTCGCGTGGCGAAGCACTGGAAGGTCGCGACCCTGTTCGAGTACAAGACCGGGAACTACACGATCACCAACCTCACGGACGCCTTCCGCAACGCCTCGCCGACACTCGGCCGCAACAAGATGGCCGCCACGAAGGTCGAGGCCACGCTCCTGAACCCTGCGTCCACGGCGGAACAGCGCTACGACGCCGCGATGAAGTGGCTGGGACTGGTGGCGCTCTCGCCATACGACGGGGCCAACCAGAACGATCCGGGCGACATGGTCCGCTGGCGTGAATTGAGCCTGACGTATACGGCGCCGGCTCGCCTCGCCTCGCGCATCGGGGCCAGCGAGGTTCAGTTCATGTTTGCGGCGCGCAACCTGATGCTGTGGACACGCTATCCCGGCACCGACCCCGAGGCCAACTGGGGCGGCGTCTCGAACAGCCTTTCGTCCAACCAGGTCGACAACAACTTCTACGAATCGAGCGACACTTTCGCGCTTCCGCTTCCGCGTCGCTTCGCCCTCACCGTCCGCCTTGGATTCTAG
- a CDS encoding response regulator transcription factor produces the protein MTPRLRILLADDHALVLEGLRSLLDAQPDMQVVGAATDGAQVMEQLRNHKPDVVVLDLEMGTMSGLACLERIRAEKIPVRVLVLSAYGDGTSMRAALDGGADGYALKTDPPRNTVDAIRQVYRGQLVFPLAAKRWLLGKSASSDPRQLTEREESVLALLAEGATNAEIARRLRVSENTVKFHLQNLYMKLGVGNRTEAVAVYLRERAPRR, from the coding sequence ATGACGCCGCGCCTCCGCATCCTGCTGGCCGATGACCACGCCCTCGTGCTCGAGGGGCTTCGCTCGCTCCTCGACGCGCAGCCCGACATGCAGGTGGTTGGGGCCGCGACCGACGGGGCTCAGGTGATGGAGCAGTTGCGCAACCACAAGCCCGATGTCGTCGTGCTCGACCTGGAGATGGGGACGATGAGCGGGCTGGCCTGCCTGGAACGAATTCGCGCCGAGAAGATCCCGGTGCGTGTGCTCGTCCTCTCGGCGTATGGCGATGGCACGTCGATGCGCGCCGCGCTCGACGGCGGCGCCGACGGCTACGCCCTCAAGACCGACCCGCCGCGCAACACGGTGGACGCCATTCGCCAGGTGTATCGCGGGCAGCTCGTCTTTCCGCTGGCGGCCAAGCGCTGGTTGTTAGGCAAGTCCGCGTCGTCGGACCCGCGGCAGCTCACCGAACGCGAGGAGTCGGTGTTGGCGCTGCTGGCCGAGGGGGCGACGAACGCCGAGATCGCGCGCCGGCTCCGGGTGAGCGAGAACACCGTCAAGTTCCACCTGCAGAACCTGTACATGAAGCTCGGTGTGGGGAACCGGACCGAGGCGGTGGCGGTGTACCTGCGCGAGCGGGCGCCGAGGCGATAG
- a CDS encoding YpdA family putative bacillithiol disulfide reductase, producing MPDRRQDDATDVVVVGAGPCGLAAAISLERAGYRVLVVDAECVTSSITHYPTYATFFSTAEKLSLGGLPFVISDAKPTRRDALTYYRAVVQHFDLTVRQFERVVAIEGAAPQFTVRTRKRSGTAHAIACKAVVVATGYWGSPNRLNVSGEELAHVSHAYREGHVAFQQRAVVVGGGNSAAEAALDLWRAGAQVTLVHFGPAFDKKIKPWILPDLNNRIAEGAIDARWNSRVVEIRPEAVEIATADGATTSIPADHVFLLTGFAPNMALLRGAGVPTDAATGIPSHTPETLETTVPGLFIAGVVTAGFDANKVFIENGRFHGDAIAARLKGEAPPAAPRLSRELDT from the coding sequence ATGCCCGATCGCCGGCAGGACGACGCGACCGATGTCGTGGTGGTGGGGGCTGGCCCCTGCGGGCTCGCCGCCGCCATCTCGCTCGAGCGCGCTGGCTACCGCGTCCTCGTGGTCGACGCCGAGTGCGTCACCAGCTCGATCACGCACTATCCCACCTACGCGACCTTCTTCTCGACCGCCGAGAAGTTGTCGTTAGGTGGGCTGCCGTTCGTCATCTCCGATGCCAAGCCCACGCGGCGCGACGCGCTGACGTACTATCGCGCGGTGGTGCAGCACTTCGACCTCACGGTGCGCCAGTTCGAGCGCGTGGTGGCCATCGAGGGGGCGGCCCCACAGTTCACCGTGCGCACGCGCAAGCGCAGCGGCACCGCGCACGCCATTGCCTGCAAGGCGGTGGTGGTCGCGACCGGCTACTGGGGCTCACCCAACCGGCTCAACGTCTCGGGTGAGGAACTCGCCCACGTCTCCCATGCCTATCGTGAAGGGCACGTGGCCTTCCAGCAGCGGGCGGTCGTCGTTGGCGGTGGCAACTCGGCGGCCGAGGCCGCGCTCGACCTGTGGCGCGCCGGTGCGCAGGTGACGCTCGTGCACTTCGGCCCCGCTTTCGACAAGAAGATCAAACCCTGGATTCTCCCCGACCTCAACAACCGGATTGCCGAAGGGGCAATCGACGCGCGCTGGAACTCGCGTGTGGTCGAGATTCGGCCGGAGGCGGTGGAGATCGCGACTGCGGATGGCGCCACCACGTCCATCCCCGCCGATCACGTCTTCCTCCTCACCGGCTTTGCCCCCAACATGGCGTTGCTGCGCGGTGCGGGGGTGCCGACCGACGCGGCGACCGGGATCCCGTCGCATACCCCGGAGACGCTGGAGACCACCGTCCCCGGCCTCTTCATCGCCGGCGTGGTGACGGCGGGCTTCGACGCCAACAAGGTCTTCATCGAGAACGGGCGCTTTCACGGGGACGCGATTGCCGCGCGGCTCAAGGGCGAGGCGCCGCCGGCTGCACCTCGGTTGAGCAGGGAGCTGGATACCTAG